Within Amycolatopsis sp. FDAARGOS 1241, the genomic segment CTGCTCCTCGGCCGTCTGCTCGCGCTCATCGGCCCACTGCCGGATCAACGCGTCCACTCCGGGATCTCCGGTCATCCCTGCCTCCTCATTGGTCCCCGACGGGCCGGCCCTGACGCCTGCCCCGTTGCGCGTCCACGACTTGCACCCAACCGGCGTGACCGTGCGGAAAACCCCGCTGTGGCCCGGTTCCCGGGGGACCGGAGAACCGGCTGATCACGCAATGTGAGCACCGTAGGGCCGAGGCTGGTTTCTCCGCCATAGCCAGGACCACACAAATTCCGCGACCAGGCCCTTTCAGGGGGCAATCCACCCGGATGGTCGAGCGAACGGCTCGGATTCCGAGATCGAGTTACTCTCAGTGATGACCGGGAGGTCGGGCCTCAGGAGAAGAGGGTCTGGAAGAAGGTCACGATCGCCTCGGCGCCGTTGCGCAGCCAGCCGAGCACCTGGTGCACGAGATTGGCCGACTGGGTGGGCTGGGTGATCAGGAAGAACAGCACGAGGACGACGACCCCGACGACCACGATCTTCTTCACGCCGCTCGACATGGCACCATCCGATCCGCTCCCCCTGCTTGCCCGACGGACACCGGCCACGAGCCCGCCGGGTCACGCTCACTCTAGTGACGAACACTGTGAATGGCCCGGCCGCCGATCCGGTGTCTTGCCCGACCGGGTGATCCCGGCCCGATCGAGTGAGGCGGGCGCGGCGCCGTCCCGCTAGGCTCCCGCGATGGACGACGGCGAGACGGTGCTGCTCCGGCCCGTGCGCGAGGCCGACCTCGACCTGCTCGAAGCCCTCACCAACGACCCGGCCGCAGCGGGCGAGTTCCAGTGGTACGGCTGGCACGAACCTGGTTACCTCCGCCGGCGCTGGCTCGACGGCAAGATCCTCACCCCCGAGGGCGGCCTGCTCGTCCCCACCCTGGGCGGCCACCCGCTCGGCCTGCTGTCGTGGCACCGCTCGCGTTCCGGACCCAGCTCGTACTGCTGGAACATGGGCCTCGTCCTGCGCCCGGAAGCGCGCGGGCACGGCCACGGCACCGAAGCGCAGCGGCTGCTGGTGCGCTACCTGTTCGCGCACACGCAGTTCAACCGCGTCGAGGCCAGCACCGAGGTGACCAATCGCGCCGAGCAGCGCTCCCTCGAGAAGGCCGGCTTCACGCGCGAGGGAATCCTTCGCGGCTACGGCTTCCGCGACGGCGAATGGCGCGACAGCGTGCTGTACGCGGTGATCCGCGCGGATCTGGCCACCTGGTGACCGCTAGGCGATCGCGCCCGCCGTGCGCAGCGCCGCGAGATCCTCGGTCGTTAGGCCGATTTCCGTGAGCACCTCCTCGGTGTCGGAGCCCACCGGGCGGGGCGCTCGCGGGGTTTCCGCCGGTGTGCGGTCGAACCGCGGTGCCGGGGCGGGCTGGACAGTGCCGCCGATGTCCACAAAGGACCCGCGCGCCGCGTTCTGCGGGTGCCGCGCGGCTTCCCACGGGGACAGGACCGGCGTCAGGCAGGCGTCGGTGCCTTCGGCGCGGGCGACGAGATCGTCGCGCGGGTGCTTCGCGACCGCGCCTGCGATGAGCTCGCGCAACTTCGGCCACTGAGCCTTGTCCAGGTGCGACGGCGGATCTTCGAGGCCGAGGACCTTCACGAGGTCACCCCAGAAGCGCATCTCGATCGCCCCGATCGCGACGTACTTGCCGTCGGCGGTTTCGTAGGTGTCGTAGAACGGAGCGCCGCCGTCCAGGAGGTTGTCGCCGCGTTCGCCGGGCCAGACTCCGGCGGCGCGCATGCCGTGGAGGCTGGTCGTCAGCAGGGCCGCGCCCTCGACCATGGACGCGTCGACGACCTGCCCGCGCCCGGACGACGTGCGCTCGTGCAGGGCGGCGAGCACGCCCATGGCGAGCACCAGACCACCGCCGCCGAAGTCGCCGACGAGGTTGAGCGGCGGCACCGGGCGGTCACCGGCGCGGCCGATGGGTTCGAGTGCGCCGGCGATGGCGATGTAGTTGATGTCGTGCCCGGCGGCCGCGGCGAGCGGGCCGTCCTGGCCCCAGCCGGTCATGCGGCCGTAGACGAGCCGCGGGTTGCGCGCGTGCACCACTTCCGGCCCGAGGCCCATGCGTTCGGCGACGCCCGGGCGGAAACCCTCGATGAGCACGTCGGCCCGGTCGGCGAGCTCGAGCACCACCTCGACGCCCTCGGGCGTCTTGGTGTTCACCCCGATCGAGCGCCGGCCGCGGGTCAGCGGATCGCCGGGGATGCCGAGCACGTCGGCGCCCGGCGTCACGCGGTCGACGCGCACCACGTCGGCGCCGAGGTCGGCGAGGATCATGCAGGCGAACGGTGCCGGCGCGAGCCCGGCGAGCTCCACCACCTTCAGCCCGCTGAGCGGTCCTGCTTTCACGGGAACGTCCTTTCGTCGGCGGAGGTGTCAGAGCGTGCGGGAGATGATCTCCTTCATGATTTCGCTGGTACCGCCGAAGATCCGCGAGATGCGCATGTCCGCCCACGCGCGCGCGATCGGGTACTCGGTCATGTAGCCGTAGCCGCCGAAGAGCTGCAGGCACTGGTCCACGACCTTGTTCACGCGCTCGGTCGTCCACAGCTTCGCCATCGCCGCACCCTGCACGTCGAGCTCGCCCCTGAGGTGGCGCTCGATGCACTGGTCGAGGAACGCGCGCGCCACGGCCGCTTCAGTCGCCGCCTCGGCGAGCGTGAACTTGGTGTTCTGGAAGGAGAAGATGGGCCGGCCGAACGCCTGGCGGTCCTTCGTGTAGTCGATCGTCAGGTCGATCGCGGCCTCCATGCCGGCGACCGCGGTGACGGCGATGATCAGCCGTTCCTGCGGCAGCTGCAGCATCAGCTGGATGAAGCCCTGCCCCTCGGCGTCACCGAGCAGGTTCGACGCAGGCACGCGGACGTCGTCGAAGAACAGCTCGGCGGTGTCCTGGCCCTTCATGCCGACCTTGTCGAGCACGCGGCCGCGGCGGAAGCCCGGTGTGTCGGTCTCGACCACGATCAGCGACACACC encodes:
- a CDS encoding GNAT family N-acetyltransferase encodes the protein MDDGETVLLRPVREADLDLLEALTNDPAAAGEFQWYGWHEPGYLRRRWLDGKILTPEGGLLVPTLGGHPLGLLSWHRSRSGPSSYCWNMGLVLRPEARGHGHGTEAQRLLVRYLFAHTQFNRVEASTEVTNRAEQRSLEKAGFTREGILRGYGFRDGEWRDSVLYAVIRADLATW
- a CDS encoding CaiB/BaiF CoA-transferase family protein, whose translation is MKAGPLSGLKVVELAGLAPAPFACMILADLGADVVRVDRVTPGADVLGIPGDPLTRGRRSIGVNTKTPEGVEVVLELADRADVLIEGFRPGVAERMGLGPEVVHARNPRLVYGRMTGWGQDGPLAAAAGHDINYIAIAGALEPIGRAGDRPVPPLNLVGDFGGGGLVLAMGVLAALHERTSSGRGQVVDASMVEGAALLTTSLHGMRAAGVWPGERGDNLLDGGAPFYDTYETADGKYVAIGAIEMRFWGDLVKVLGLEDPPSHLDKAQWPKLRELIAGAVAKHPRDDLVARAEGTDACLTPVLSPWEAARHPQNAARGSFVDIGGTVQPAPAPRFDRTPAETPRAPRPVGSDTEEVLTEIGLTTEDLAALRTAGAIA
- a CDS encoding acyl-CoA dehydrogenase family protein — encoded protein: MPLQIQKSSWSTTELEDLRELARSFLQKELVPHQERWAAEKKLDREVWTKAGEVGLLALSIPEEYGGGGGSFAHEAVLYEEQARAGDSAWGVTVHNGIVAHYLLAYAQEERKREWLPKLASGEFVGAIAMTEPGTGSDLQNIKTRAVREGDHYVINGAKTFITNGYHADLVVVACKTDPEAGAQGVSLIVVETDTPGFRRGRVLDKVGMKGQDTAELFFDDVRVPASNLLGDAEGQGFIQLMLQLPQERLIIAVTAVAGMEAAIDLTIDYTKDRQAFGRPIFSFQNTKFTLAEAATEAAVARAFLDQCIERHLRGELDVQGAAMAKLWTTERVNKVVDQCLQLFGGYGYMTEYPIARAWADMRISRIFGGTSEIMKEIISRTL